A genomic stretch from Theobroma cacao cultivar B97-61/B2 chromosome 4, Criollo_cocoa_genome_V2, whole genome shotgun sequence includes:
- the LOC18602368 gene encoding protein transport protein Sec61 subunit beta — translation MAGGTAPPRGSAAAAASLRRRRSTSGAASGGAAGTMLQFYTDDAPGLKISPNVVLVMSIGFIAFVAILHVMGKLYFVRREA, via the coding sequence ATGGCTGGTGGAACAGCTCCCCCAAGAGGAAGTGCGGCAGCTGCTGCAAGCCTGCGTAGGAGGAGATCGACAAGTGGTGCAGCCTCAGGAGGGGCAGCTGGGACTATGCTCCAGTTTTATACAGATGATGCTCCAGGCCTCAAGATCTCTCCAAATGTTGTGCTTGTCATGAGTATCGGTTTCATAGCTTTTGTTGCCATTCTTCATGTCATGGGCAAGCTGTATTTTGTTCGTAGAGAGGCTTAA